Below is a genomic region from Acyrthosiphon pisum isolate AL4f unplaced genomic scaffold, pea_aphid_22Mar2018_4r6ur Scaffold_9807;HRSCAF=10408, whole genome shotgun sequence.
GGTCGAACTGGTGCAGGTAAATCATCGTTGATAGGAGCGTTATTTAGACTTGCTATCAATGAGGGAAAAATTACCATCGACGGTAAAGAAATACACGAATTAGGATTACATGATTTACGTtccaaaatttcaataattcctCAAGAACCAGTTTTGTTTTCGGGATCAATGCGAAAAAACCTAGACCCTTTGGACGAATACCCAGACCATGCTCTTTGGAATGCTTTAGAAGaagtatattttatcgtttataataatttccaaatacagtttttttttttgtttacgtgattattattatgaagtaggtaGTAAGACAAGTTTCGTAACGTTTTGTGGATTTATTACTGTTTAAGGTGGAACTTAAAACCGTCGTTGAGGATTTACCCGACGGTCTGAACTCAAAAATGTCTGAAGGCGGCTCTAATTTCAGCGTTGGTCAAAGGCAATTAGTGTGTTTGGCTAGAGCAATTGTGCGTAGTAATAAGCTTCTCGTGCTGGATGAAGCTACTGCCAATGTCGATTCACAGTAACTATTGATACAAATCATATAAAATCGATTGCAATAATGTTCTCGTTATATTCGTAAAGCTGTGTGC
It encodes:
- the LOC100569524 gene encoding probable multidrug resistance-associated protein lethal(2)03659, encoding RTGAGKSSLIGALFRLAINEGKITIDGKEIHELGLHDLRSKISIIPQEPVLFSGSMRKNLDPLDEYPDHALWNALEEVELKTVVEDLPDGLNSKMSEGGSNFSVGQRQLVCLARAIVRSNKLLVLDEATANVDSQTDALIQNTIRNKFRSCTVLTIAHRLNTVMDSDRVLVMDAGTMVEFDHPYNLLKNKDGFLYKMVEQTGSESSELLHNLAV